In a genomic window of Brucella anthropi ATCC 49188:
- a CDS encoding MFS transporter, with protein MTDATAARRNIVILTIAQALGASSPPIVISLGGLVGQKLSSDPALVTLPVSLFNLGLALGTLPAAFFMRQFGRRNAYMLGALVGAAAGVIAAAGIFAASFLIFCLGTLTAGFYASYVQSYRFAATDAATGDMKARAISWVMVGGLVAAIVGPQLVIWTRDTIPDAMFAGSFLSQAVLGLLALPVLFMLRAPKVRKDPNAIHDTGRPLGEILRSPRFILSVAAGVCSYALMTFVMTAAPIAMVGHGHSVDHAALGIQWHVLAMFAPSFFTGKLITRFGKEKITALGLVLIAFSAIIALGGFDVGHFWGALIFLGIGWNFGFIGATAMVTDCHTPAERGKAQGANDFIMFGTVACASFFAGSLLHSSGWETINWLVFPIVALVLVPLILRLKPKGAAAEA; from the coding sequence ATGACCGACGCGACGGCTGCACGACGCAATATTGTTATCCTGACAATTGCACAGGCACTGGGCGCTTCCAGCCCGCCTATCGTGATTTCGCTTGGCGGTCTGGTGGGCCAGAAACTGTCTTCCGATCCAGCACTCGTCACGCTGCCCGTCAGCCTGTTCAATCTCGGCCTTGCGCTTGGCACACTGCCTGCCGCTTTCTTCATGCGCCAGTTCGGACGCCGCAATGCCTATATGCTGGGCGCGCTTGTCGGCGCTGCGGCAGGTGTGATCGCAGCCGCAGGTATTTTTGCCGCCTCCTTCCTCATCTTCTGTCTCGGAACGCTGACTGCCGGTTTCTACGCCTCTTATGTCCAGAGCTATCGCTTTGCCGCGACCGATGCGGCAACGGGCGACATGAAGGCGCGCGCCATATCATGGGTCATGGTGGGTGGGCTCGTTGCGGCAATCGTCGGGCCACAGCTCGTCATCTGGACACGCGATACCATTCCGGATGCGATGTTTGCTGGCAGTTTCCTCAGCCAGGCTGTTCTTGGGCTTCTCGCCCTCCCCGTCCTTTTCATGCTGCGCGCACCGAAGGTCCGGAAAGATCCGAACGCTATCCATGATACAGGCCGCCCGCTGGGCGAAATTCTCCGTTCACCGCGCTTCATCCTTTCCGTGGCTGCTGGCGTCTGTTCCTATGCGCTGATGACTTTCGTGATGACGGCAGCGCCCATCGCCATGGTCGGCCATGGCCATTCCGTCGATCATGCGGCCCTTGGCATCCAGTGGCATGTGCTTGCCATGTTCGCGCCAAGCTTCTTCACCGGAAAGCTCATCACCCGTTTCGGCAAGGAAAAGATCACCGCGCTCGGTCTGGTTTTGATCGCGTTCTCCGCCATTATTGCATTGGGCGGCTTTGATGTCGGTCATTTCTGGGGTGCGCTGATCTTCCTCGGTATCGGCTGGAATTTCGGCTTTATTGGCGCGACTGCCATGGTGACCGACTGCCACACGCCGGCTGAACGCGGCAAGGCGCAGGGCGCCAATGATTTCATCATGTTTGGTACAGTGGCCTGCGCTTCGTTCTTTGCAGGGTCGCTGCTGCATTCGTCAGGCTGGGAAACCATCAACTGGCTGGTCTTCCCGATCGTCGCTCTTGTTCTGGTTCCGCTTATCCTGCGCCTGAAGCCGAAAGGGGCAGCAGCCGAAGCCTGA
- a CDS encoding adenosylcobinamide amidohydrolase: MLPFSIHCSGPILAAEFPDRQNILSWSLTRPGFVSACSVAWLEVRNDDLTLEVDPVLMLQEKLAEAGYGGAVQMMTSRSVQKHHVATRRSGETHAACLATVGLSNAGRVGELTQMKMPVGTINLLVHIDKPLSVAAHIEAMSIAAEARTTAIIELGLIVGGRAATGTGTDCIAVSAPHGQAGEAASYAGLHTDIGAAPGGAVYDAVSEGGRLWMKEQGF, translated from the coding sequence ATGCTGCCTTTTTCAATCCATTGTTCCGGCCCGATCCTCGCGGCTGAATTCCCAGACAGGCAAAACATCCTGAGCTGGTCTCTGACACGTCCGGGGTTCGTTTCGGCGTGCTCCGTCGCCTGGCTGGAAGTACGCAATGACGATCTGACGTTGGAAGTGGACCCGGTGCTTATGCTGCAGGAGAAACTGGCCGAAGCCGGTTACGGCGGAGCGGTGCAGATGATGACATCGCGTAGCGTACAGAAGCACCATGTTGCGACGCGACGCTCCGGCGAAACGCATGCCGCCTGTCTTGCCACTGTCGGCCTGTCGAATGCGGGAAGGGTGGGGGAACTCACACAGATGAAGATGCCCGTTGGAACGATCAATCTTCTGGTCCACATCGACAAACCATTGTCGGTCGCAGCCCATATAGAGGCAATGTCGATTGCTGCCGAGGCCCGCACCACTGCCATTATCGAACTCGGCCTAATTGTCGGCGGTAGAGCTGCAACAGGGACTGGAACGGATTGCATCGCCGTTTCCGCTCCACACGGGCAGGCGGGAGAGGCAGCATCATATGCGGGCTTGCATACGGATATCGGCGCCGCCCCCGGTGGTGCGGTTTATGACGCGGTGTCCGAAGGCGGCAGGCTCTGGATGAAAGAGCAGGGTTTTTAA
- the repC gene encoding plasmid replication protein RepC, whose amino-acid sequence MEIQLASTPFGSRRMTLALLASQQNTQQIAPGTVADKWQLHRWLCEAKTQFGLNDRSLAVLSALLSFYPETELNAQNSLIVFPSNKQLALRAHGMADATLRRHLAALVDSGFIHRQDSPNGKRYARRAKSGDVQIAFGFSLTPLLARACELEAAAEQVRAEKTALREMRERLTLLRRDITKLIEFAALEELAGDWEDIHHRFRLIVDSIPRRADYEELAALVESMQYIRTEIDNALKIHENVQNLRANESQNERQQIESNPDSHFEKATPEFIDQRINEITSAPFEPTVSLDMVLRSCPEITAYAISSIRHWQDLANTAEKVRSFLGIDGKLYDLAKKTLGTHNTSIVIAYILQRYEQIQSAGGYLRILTEKAANGSFSIRPMLMAALNGQSR is encoded by the coding sequence ATGGAGATTCAATTGGCCTCGACGCCGTTTGGCAGTCGAAGGATGACGCTTGCCTTGTTGGCAAGTCAACAGAACACACAGCAAATCGCACCGGGAACGGTTGCCGATAAGTGGCAACTACATCGCTGGCTGTGCGAAGCAAAGACGCAGTTCGGCCTGAATGATCGTTCTCTGGCGGTTCTTTCAGCCCTGTTGTCATTCTATCCGGAAACGGAACTGAATGCGCAGAACAGCCTGATCGTGTTCCCGTCCAACAAGCAACTGGCATTGCGAGCCCATGGCATGGCCGATGCAACCTTGCGCCGTCATCTGGCAGCGCTGGTCGATAGCGGTTTCATCCATCGTCAGGACAGCCCGAATGGTAAGCGCTATGCACGCCGTGCCAAAAGTGGAGACGTGCAGATTGCATTCGGCTTTTCACTGACACCGCTGCTGGCACGTGCTTGTGAACTGGAAGCGGCAGCAGAGCAGGTGAGGGCAGAAAAGACGGCGTTGCGTGAAATGCGCGAACGCCTGACATTGCTGCGCCGTGACATTACCAAGCTTATCGAATTCGCCGCACTGGAAGAACTGGCCGGAGACTGGGAAGACATCCATCATCGTTTCCGCCTGATTGTCGACAGCATTCCGCGTCGTGCAGACTATGAAGAACTGGCGGCTCTGGTCGAATCCATGCAGTACATTCGTACAGAAATCGATAACGCGTTGAAAATTCATGAAAATGTTCAAAATTTGCGCGCCAATGAATCTCAAAATGAGCGGCAGCAAATTGAATCGAATCCAGATTCCCATTTTGAAAAGGCAACGCCTGAATTTATCGATCAGCGCATCAATGAAATCACCAGCGCTCCGTTTGAACCCACGGTTTCGCTCGACATGGTGCTCCGTTCCTGTCCCGAGATCACGGCCTATGCGATTTCATCCATCCGACATTGGCAGGATTTGGCCAATACAGCAGAGAAAGTACGCTCTTTCCTCGGGATCGATGGAAAGCTCTATGATCTCGCAAAGAAAACGCTGGGAACTCACAATACATCGATCGTGATCGCTTATATCCTGCAGCGCTATGAGCAAATCCAGTCCGCTGGCGGCTATTTGCGAATTCTGACGGAAAAGGCTGCCAACGGTTCGTTCTCGATCAGACCAATGCTTATGGCTGCCCTGAATGGACAAAGTCGTTAA